Proteins encoded by one window of Alkalinema sp. FACHB-956:
- the hflX gene encoding GTPase HflX — protein sequence MAQYPIETIHGHLQGLKTNQLKQLQRLYHQRLPIDSITTPEFAQRLAAVSTEIGQPVCAYVNRRGQVIRVGVGTPRQTQIPPLELPRYGAERLSGIRCLATQLKQDPPGEVALTAMAMQRLDALVMLTLTGSGFQRRGGGATGYIKEAYLCHLLPHPETAWQISHPMSVDDLLAQHFIEFVEELEADFQRQFVAQEVDRDHDRVLIVGLQTNDLSKQRFQDTLDELGRLVETAGGEVLETLRQKRPRPHPQTVVGEGKVQEIALVAQSIGANLVVFDRDLSPVQGRNLEAQLGIRVVDRTQVILDIFAQRAQSGAGKLQVELAQLEYMLPRLVGRGQAMSRLGGGIGTRGPGETKLETERRAIQKRISRLQQEVNQLQAHRARMRQKRQHEEVPTIAIVGYTNAGKSTLLNVLTNSEIYAADQLFATLDPTTRRLVIQDAEMEESSAILLTDTVGFIHELPPPLFDSFRATLEEVTEADALLHLVDLSHPAWLSQVRDVMAILSQMPIAPGPAVIVFNKVDQVDGDRLMEAKEEYPHALFISAQERLGLETLRQRLCQLVRYAMAQ from the coding sequence TTGGCTCAGTACCCTATCGAAACGATTCACGGTCACCTGCAAGGACTCAAAACCAATCAACTCAAGCAACTCCAGCGGCTGTATCACCAGCGCTTACCGATCGATAGCATCACCACCCCAGAGTTTGCCCAACGGCTGGCGGCGGTGAGTACCGAAATCGGTCAGCCAGTCTGTGCCTATGTCAACCGCCGAGGACAGGTGATCCGGGTGGGGGTGGGCACGCCGCGCCAAACCCAAATTCCGCCCTTGGAACTGCCGCGCTACGGGGCCGAACGGCTGAGTGGCATTCGCTGTCTGGCCACGCAACTGAAGCAAGACCCCCCAGGGGAAGTGGCGCTGACGGCCATGGCGATGCAACGCTTAGATGCACTGGTGATGTTGACCTTGACCGGGAGCGGGTTTCAGCGGCGGGGTGGGGGTGCCACGGGTTACATCAAAGAAGCCTATCTCTGCCATCTGTTGCCCCATCCCGAAACCGCTTGGCAGATTTCCCATCCCATGTCCGTTGATGATTTGCTGGCGCAGCACTTCATCGAGTTTGTTGAGGAGTTGGAGGCGGATTTTCAGCGGCAGTTTGTGGCTCAAGAGGTCGATCGCGATCACGATCGGGTGCTCATCGTCGGCCTGCAAACGAACGATCTGTCGAAGCAGCGCTTCCAGGATACGCTGGACGAGTTGGGACGGTTGGTGGAAACGGCGGGGGGAGAAGTGCTGGAAACCCTGCGGCAAAAGCGACCCAGACCCCATCCCCAAACGGTGGTTGGCGAAGGAAAGGTGCAGGAAATTGCCTTGGTGGCCCAGTCGATCGGCGCGAATCTTGTTGTCTTCGATCGGGATTTATCGCCCGTGCAGGGACGCAATTTAGAGGCGCAGTTGGGGATCCGAGTGGTCGATCGCACCCAGGTGATTCTGGATATTTTTGCTCAGCGAGCGCAGTCGGGGGCGGGTAAGCTGCAAGTGGAGTTGGCGCAGTTGGAATACATGCTGCCGCGCTTGGTGGGCCGGGGGCAGGCGATGTCCCGGTTGGGTGGGGGAATTGGCACCCGAGGCCCAGGGGAAACGAAATTGGAAACGGAGCGGCGAGCTATTCAGAAACGGATTAGCCGTCTGCAACAGGAAGTGAATCAGTTACAAGCCCATCGTGCCAGAATGCGCCAAAAACGCCAGCATGAGGAGGTGCCGACGATCGCGATCGTGGGTTACACCAATGCCGGGAAATCGACGTTATTAAATGTGCTGACGAATTCCGAGATCTATGCGGCGGATCAGTTATTTGCCACCCTCGATCCCACGACGCGGCGATTAGTGATTCAGGATGCGGAGATGGAGGAGTCATCGGCGATTTTGTTAACGGATACGGTGGGATTTATCCATGAATTGCCGCCACCATTGTTTGATTCGTTCCGGGCGACGTTGGAGGAAGTGACGGAGGCGGATGCGTTATTGCATTTGGTGGATTTATCCCATCCGGCTTGGCTGAGTCAGGTGCGGGATGTGATGGCGATTTTGTCGCAGATGCCGATCGCGCCGGGGCCTGCGGTGATTGTGTTTAACAAGGTTGATCAGGTGGATGGCGATCGCCTGATGGAGGCTAAGGAGGAATATCCCCATGCGTTATTTATCTCGGCGCAGGAGCGGTTAGGGCTGGAAACGTTGCGGCAGCGGCTCTGTCAGTTGGTTCGCTATGCCATGGCTCAGTGA
- a CDS encoding NACHT domain-containing protein, whose amino-acid sequence MVFDLLAKALDMLIGSQLVKDKLQRNEHVIRLLKQLGLSPDQPPADFDGVYTYALVEYGVGKPKPCLEIFRQSEIRKIFKTAFGDNNAQHWLTSGEQFLDQSPIGQDVRSIGLDPKRELAAFAACFITVTKQTRNPSEVMLSHQVTSVQQTLQQLHERLDRLPSLEGIRTELANLAGAQPALLSGAATTTSHPAQSCRAFALGQQVRGWFETLGYRFESYEVWDATYFEWIINIPVRRGRYDRILVRGVDGEVGVRDVRSLAEVAAQQKTDEGWLVTARRISQAARNVLEQPDYESLAAFTLDELLDQDADFTGYLDWLAAEIAQRGVEARYVPLACTKEEVDPITHQRLGISRYGAEDGWTEGYLDRWLDDPAKEHLSILGEFGTGKTWLTLHYAAQVLRQYREAQAKGMARPRLPIVVPLRDYAKAVSVESLFSEFFFRKHEIPIPGYSAFEQLNRMGKLLLIFDGFDEMAARVDKQQMINNFWELAKVVVPGSKVILTCRTEHFPEAREGRALLNAELQASTRDLTGETPQFEVLELEKFDDGQIRQVLQLQAAAATVDQVMGNPQLLDLARRPVMTELILEALPDIEAGKPVDMSRVYLYAVRRKMERDIKAERTFTSMADKLYFLCELSWEMLSTDRMSLNYREFPDRLRKLFGSAVQEEKDLDHWHYDMMGQTMLIRNAEGDYTPAHRSLLEFFVAFKFAAELGALAPDFLELAQMRGDIDRALEPHEYTWSEYFETRDQVAPLASFKTESLEKLHQTIGKKTLTKALVELITPILTTFRRNPTHPLQLVIEATRNDNPKVVDYLGGNTATLLTLLDRSALAAQDLSNTVIRNADLVNANLNETNFKNAVLEQSTFPQIFGAVFTISYSHDGKIFATASAICTIDLWNTKDNQLITSFKGHTNWVRSLEFSADNTLLISAAFDSTIRVWDVKTGKCLQVLLGHTDRINSVTMSLDKKYIISGSDDRTIKVWDWLGQKCLHTLEGHTSAVEAVVIQDMDKVLISGASDQSIRIWDLETGTYLRSLSGHTHRVRSLALSPDGRTLASGSRDQTIRLWHLDTGECLKVLEGHSDKRVYSVKFSPDGTLLASACYDQTIRVWEVESGECLKILLGHVDWVRAVAFHPNGLQLTSGSDDQTIKHWDISTGECIATLQGYTGGIRSISLSPDEQTLVLGCEDKGLRIWQGMNFDNLNVRTGRNMAFLAHESRINSVAISPSGNSIATASFDRLIKLWDLNTGQCLKVLAGHERPVNAVIFNSDGSLLISTGADLTVRIWSIDSGECISVFKAHDNWLWAIAISPDDSLIASGGDDQVIGLWELSTGICIGKYKEHKGGINSIVFTHSGEVILTAGADGIIRLWNTADMRCFKKWIAHDANILSLSVSTDDRLLASASQDFSIKLWNLSTGELLHTLEGHRDSVHSTSFTKDSSKVISGSSDQTIRIWDVQTGKCLQTLHPRRPYEGMNITGVKGLTPATIASLKALGAVEDEE is encoded by the coding sequence ATGGTTTTCGATCTGCTGGCAAAGGCTCTGGACATGTTGATCGGGAGCCAACTGGTTAAGGATAAGCTGCAACGCAATGAGCATGTGATTCGGCTTTTGAAGCAGCTTGGACTTTCCCCCGACCAGCCGCCAGCGGATTTTGATGGGGTTTATACCTACGCGCTGGTGGAATATGGCGTGGGCAAACCCAAGCCCTGTTTAGAGATTTTTCGTCAGTCGGAAATTCGCAAAATTTTTAAAACGGCCTTCGGTGACAACAACGCCCAACATTGGCTAACGTCGGGGGAACAGTTTTTAGACCAAAGTCCGATCGGGCAAGACGTACGATCGATCGGGTTAGATCCAAAGCGGGAATTAGCCGCTTTTGCCGCCTGCTTTATCACGGTGACGAAGCAAACCCGCAATCCCAGCGAGGTGATGCTGTCCCATCAAGTCACGTCCGTCCAACAGACCCTTCAGCAGTTGCACGAACGGCTCGATCGCTTGCCCAGCTTGGAAGGCATCCGCACGGAACTGGCTAACCTTGCAGGCGCACAGCCCGCTCTACTCTCCGGTGCCGCAACAACAACATCACACCCAGCCCAGTCCTGCCGCGCCTTTGCCCTGGGACAACAGGTGCGGGGTTGGTTTGAGACATTAGGCTATCGGTTCGAGTCCTATGAGGTGTGGGACGCGACTTATTTTGAATGGATTATTAACATTCCGGTGCGGCGAGGTCGCTACGATCGCATTCTGGTGCGCGGGGTGGATGGGGAAGTGGGCGTGCGGGATGTGCGATCGTTGGCGGAAGTTGCGGCCCAGCAGAAAACCGATGAGGGCTGGCTGGTGACGGCACGGCGGATTTCCCAGGCAGCACGGAATGTATTAGAACAACCGGATTATGAGTCGTTGGCAGCGTTTACGTTGGACGAGTTGCTCGACCAAGATGCTGATTTTACGGGCTATTTAGACTGGTTGGCAGCGGAAATTGCGCAGCGGGGCGTCGAAGCGCGCTATGTGCCGTTGGCCTGTACGAAGGAAGAAGTTGATCCCATCACCCATCAGCGGCTGGGCATTAGTCGCTATGGGGCGGAGGATGGCTGGACAGAGGGCTATCTCGATCGCTGGTTGGATGATCCGGCCAAGGAACATTTGTCGATTTTGGGTGAGTTTGGCACGGGCAAAACCTGGCTGACGTTGCATTATGCGGCGCAGGTGTTGCGGCAATATCGCGAAGCCCAAGCGAAGGGAATGGCACGGCCTCGGTTACCGATCGTGGTGCCGTTGCGGGATTATGCCAAGGCGGTCAGTGTGGAGTCGTTGTTTTCGGAATTCTTTTTCCGCAAGCATGAAATTCCGATTCCCGGCTATTCGGCGTTTGAACAGTTGAACCGTATGGGGAAATTGCTGCTGATTTTTGATGGGTTTGACGAAATGGCGGCGCGGGTCGATAAGCAGCAGATGATTAATAATTTTTGGGAACTGGCGAAGGTGGTAGTGCCGGGTTCCAAGGTGATTTTGACCTGTCGGACGGAGCATTTCCCAGAGGCGCGGGAAGGTAGGGCGTTATTGAATGCGGAATTGCAAGCTTCAACGCGGGATTTGACAGGAGAAACACCACAGTTTGAAGTGCTGGAGTTAGAAAAATTTGACGATGGGCAAATCCGTCAGGTATTGCAGTTACAAGCTGCTGCGGCAACGGTCGATCAGGTGATGGGTAATCCACAGTTATTGGATTTGGCAAGGCGTCCGGTGATGACGGAGTTAATTCTAGAAGCATTACCGGATATTGAAGCGGGGAAGCCGGTGGATATGTCGCGGGTGTATTTGTATGCGGTGCGGCGCAAGATGGAGCGAGACATCAAGGCGGAACGCACGTTTACCTCGATGGCAGATAAGTTATATTTTCTCTGCGAATTGTCCTGGGAGATGTTGAGCACCGATCGTATGAGCTTGAATTACCGGGAGTTCCCCGATCGGCTTCGTAAGCTCTTTGGCTCGGCGGTGCAAGAGGAGAAGGATTTAGACCATTGGCATTACGACATGATGGGTCAGACGATGCTGATTCGGAATGCCGAGGGGGATTATACGCCTGCCCATCGATCGTTGTTGGAGTTTTTTGTGGCGTTTAAGTTTGCGGCAGAATTGGGAGCATTAGCACCAGATTTTCTAGAGTTGGCGCAGATGCGAGGGGATATCGATCGGGCATTGGAACCTCATGAGTATACTTGGTCTGAGTATTTTGAAACGCGAGATCAGGTGGCTCCGCTAGCAAGTTTTAAGACAGAGAGTTTGGAAAAACTGCATCAAACAATCGGCAAAAAGACTCTGACAAAAGCATTGGTAGAACTGATTACTCCAATACTGACTACATTTAGACGTAATCCTACGCATCCTCTTCAACTTGTGATTGAAGCGACTCGAAACGATAATCCCAAGGTTGTCGATTATTTGGGTGGTAATACAGCTACACTATTGACTCTACTTGATAGAAGTGCATTGGCCGCACAAGATTTGTCAAATACAGTTATTAGAAATGCAGATTTAGTGAATGCGAACTTGAACGAGACTAACTTTAAGAATGCAGTACTTGAACAGTCTACTTTTCCTCAAATCTTTGGTGCTGTCTTTACGATTTCTTATAGCCATGATGGCAAGATATTTGCAACAGCTAGTGCAATTTGCACAATTGATTTATGGAACACAAAAGATAATCAATTAATTACCAGTTTCAAAGGCCATACAAATTGGGTGCGTTCGCTCGAGTTTTCCGCAGATAATACACTACTAATTAGTGCCGCATTTGATAGCACTATTCGAGTTTGGGATGTCAAAACGGGAAAATGTCTTCAAGTTTTACTAGGTCATACTGACCGCATCAATTCAGTTACTATGAGCCTTGATAAAAAATATATTATCAGCGGTAGTGATGATAGAACAATTAAGGTCTGGGACTGGTTAGGTCAGAAATGTTTGCATACGCTAGAAGGACATACTTCAGCCGTAGAAGCAGTTGTTATCCAAGATATGGATAAAGTATTGATTAGTGGTGCCTCTGACCAGTCTATCCGAATCTGGGATTTGGAAACAGGAACATATTTGAGATCATTGAGTGGTCATACACATCGGGTTCGTTCTTTAGCACTGAGTCCTGATGGTAGAACATTGGCAAGTGGAAGTCGCGATCAAACTATTAGATTATGGCATCTTGATACGGGTGAATGTCTGAAAGTCCTAGAAGGTCATTCTGATAAAAGAGTGTATTCTGTGAAGTTTAGTCCTGATGGAACACTTCTAGCAAGCGCTTGCTATGACCAAACGATTAGGGTTTGGGAAGTTGAAAGTGGAGAATGCTTGAAAATCCTTCTGGGTCATGTTGATTGGGTTCGAGCGGTGGCATTTCATCCCAATGGTCTGCAATTAACAAGTGGCAGTGATGATCAAACCATCAAGCATTGGGATATTTCAACCGGAGAATGCATAGCGACACTACAAGGATATACAGGGGGTATACGCTCAATTTCTTTGTCACCTGATGAACAAACCTTAGTGCTTGGGTGTGAAGATAAAGGTTTGAGAATTTGGCAAGGTATGAATTTCGATAATCTGAATGTGAGAACTGGACGTAACATGGCTTTTCTTGCACATGAGAGTCGAATCAATTCAGTTGCGATTAGCCCGAGCGGAAACAGTATTGCAACTGCAAGTTTTGACAGACTAATTAAGCTTTGGGATCTAAACACAGGTCAATGTTTAAAGGTTTTAGCTGGGCATGAACGACCTGTTAACGCAGTTATTTTTAATTCAGATGGTAGTCTCTTGATTAGTACAGGTGCTGATTTAACGGTACGTATATGGAGTATAGATTCAGGAGAATGCATATCTGTTTTCAAAGCTCATGATAATTGGCTATGGGCTATTGCAATTAGTCCGGATGATTCTCTTATTGCCAGTGGCGGAGATGATCAAGTAATTGGATTGTGGGAACTTTCAACAGGAATCTGCATTGGCAAATATAAAGAACACAAAGGAGGAATTAACTCTATTGTATTTACTCATAGTGGGGAAGTAATATTAACAGCTGGTGCCGATGGAATTATTCGACTATGGAATACTGCTGATATGAGATGTTTTAAAAAATGGATAGCTCATGATGCAAATATTCTTTCATTATCAGTTTCTACAGATGATAGATTGCTAGCAAGTGCTAGCCAAGATTTTTCGATTAAGCTCTGGAACCTGAGTACGGGTGAACTTCTTCACACTTTAGAGGGACACAGAGACAGTGTTCATTCTACCTCCTTTACTAAAGATAGCTCTAAGGTGATTAGTGGCAGTTCAGATCAGACAATTCGCATCTGGGATGTTCAAACAGGTAAGTGTTTACAAACTCTCCATCCCCGTCGCCCCTATGAAGGTATGAACATTACTGGAGTTAAAGGCTTAACTCCCGCCACGATCGCCTCCCTCAAAGCCCTCGGAGCCGTGGAGGACGAAGAATGA
- a CDS encoding DUF433 domain-containing protein — protein sequence MKLTSTHTTTDLLQRITHNPDICHGNPCIRGLRYPVEMILEHLSASMTSEEILADYEDLDAEDISCET from the coding sequence ATCAAATTAACATCCACTCACACAACTACAGATCTTTTACAACGCATTACCCACAACCCAGATATCTGCCACGGTAACCCCTGCATTCGTGGCCTTCGCTACCCAGTCGAAATGATTCTAGAACACCTTAGTGCAAGTATGACCTCTGAAGAAATCCTTGCCGACTACGAAGACCTCGATGCCGAAGACATTTCTTGCGAAACTTAA
- a CDS encoding HNH endonuclease signature motif containing protein, producing MERPYISQEIRQLVINRADRLCEYCLIHSDDTVLGCSIDHIISLKHNGPNEANNLAYACIFCNRYKGSDIGSIIWETQEFIRFYNPRRDQWSEHFRLEQSTIMPVSSIGEVTVRILGFNDRNRLMERQILIDQGRYPHPLAQKRMGL from the coding sequence ATGGAAAGACCTTACATTTCCCAAGAAATACGTCAACTTGTGATCAATCGAGCCGATCGCCTCTGTGAATATTGCCTAATTCATTCTGATGATACTGTTTTGGGCTGTTCGATCGACCACATCATCAGCCTCAAACATAACGGCCCCAACGAAGCAAATAACCTCGCCTACGCTTGCATCTTCTGTAACCGTTATAAAGGCAGTGATATTGGCTCGATTATCTGGGAAACTCAGGAATTCATCAGGTTTTATAATCCCCGTCGAGACCAGTGGAGCGAGCATTTTCGGTTAGAACAAAGTACAATCATGCCCGTGAGTTCGATCGGTGAAGTCACCGTAAGGATTTTGGGGTTTAACGATCGTAATCGCCTCATGGAACGGCAAATCCTCATCGACCAAGGACGTTATCCGCATCCGTTAGCCCAGAAAAGAATGGGTCTGTAA
- a CDS encoding SdrD B-like domain-containing protein, with the protein MRHFKISKLGKAGLGKASAIVGALGGLLLLSGLTAQPVVAEGSRTLYPATAPAAARRANLEWRTEFVGGLIRRRSLMKVFAQKDEYILLGSTAVGVGLGDIVLYNPGLVTGNVGNETLPASPSFSCLAQRSALSSTTMGQITNRTQELAGPQAITGSGNATGYVPCYYRAPQTGVYSVAFYGPDGVNSARDASAPGDIALANANNFSAQQNGSVAAWDITVRSSDTASIADLNGRAFTYYFALFTGGNGRPLNFPIYPVTTDGYQYRITLRGLDPLGFLLYGNQVGFWDSDGKTPLYHDMVGSDGNITNPDGGTKLAPPQYPLFVNPLDAQSLSYLDRYDPNGLVVGTGIPTVPIPPSMDSLQFTGSLSGNTSQVNTGGTFTFNSSIAGNYEIVISRDGVNFDPTHPQNRVLRGVMLSAGVQTVPWNGKDNNGTPFPIGANYPVRAKVHSGEYHFPLLDAENNFYGGPTFELLNGVHPLGSNTIAYFDDRGYVTANGTTVGTVGSVLCGGGAPNPAFSDPILGTDSSAALFRKFGAANGGNANVKCNGSFGDTKGVDTWTFFPSSAELATLNITAKITGTLYRDSDGNDQLGGSEAKLPANITVKLLDTNNNVLQTTTTDANGDYTFAGVVNGNYKIQVDTSDPDIPAGFVLGTPNNLAVTLSTSDITGQNFGFDLNPLGSQSKLLLVKRITAINNSTTSRRANGTIVDLTAFDDDSNTLDDNHPSWPSNSLKGAIDAGVMKNGSTIEYTIYFLSTGGLPATNVNLCDWIPNNTTYVPNSMSLTIGNTTTALTDIPDYSIDPARPDLKDRGEFFPAGAMLPSQFPVGTGKRLICPTVDDQGQPITGVDGAVVTNVVNDSLAAPNNQLPAGSFGFFRFSTKLR; encoded by the coding sequence ATGCGTCATTTCAAGATCTCGAAGTTGGGTAAAGCAGGGCTGGGTAAAGCTAGCGCGATCGTGGGTGCGTTGGGTGGCTTGTTGCTACTCAGTGGCCTAACTGCTCAACCCGTCGTGGCAGAGGGTAGCCGGACACTCTATCCCGCAACGGCTCCAGCCGCAGCCCGACGGGCAAATTTGGAATGGCGCACGGAATTTGTGGGTGGGTTGATTAGACGGCGGAGCTTGATGAAGGTCTTTGCCCAGAAGGATGAATACATTCTGCTGGGTTCCACCGCCGTCGGCGTGGGGTTGGGAGATATTGTGCTGTATAACCCTGGGCTGGTGACCGGCAATGTGGGCAATGAAACGTTGCCCGCTAGTCCCAGCTTTTCCTGCTTGGCCCAGCGATCGGCCCTGAGTTCTACCACGATGGGGCAAATCACCAACCGCACCCAGGAACTGGCAGGCCCCCAAGCGATTACGGGGAGCGGCAATGCAACAGGTTATGTCCCCTGCTACTACAGAGCGCCCCAAACAGGGGTTTATAGTGTTGCGTTCTATGGGCCAGATGGCGTCAACAGTGCCCGAGATGCATCTGCCCCCGGCGATATTGCCCTAGCCAATGCCAATAATTTTTCCGCACAACAGAACGGCAGTGTAGCCGCTTGGGATATCACCGTTCGCAGCAGTGATACCGCTTCGATTGCTGATCTGAATGGCCGAGCCTTTACCTATTACTTTGCGCTCTTTACTGGAGGCAATGGCCGTCCATTGAATTTCCCAATTTATCCCGTTACTACGGATGGGTATCAATACCGCATTACGTTGCGGGGGTTAGATCCCCTCGGATTTCTACTCTACGGAAACCAAGTAGGCTTTTGGGATAGTGATGGCAAGACGCCGCTGTACCACGATATGGTGGGCAGTGATGGTAACATTACCAATCCCGATGGTGGTACCAAGTTAGCACCGCCTCAGTATCCGTTGTTTGTCAATCCGCTGGATGCCCAATCCTTGAGTTATCTCGATCGCTATGATCCCAATGGATTGGTTGTGGGAACGGGCATTCCCACCGTACCCATTCCACCCAGTATGGATAGCTTGCAGTTCACGGGCAGTCTGTCGGGGAATACCAGCCAAGTCAATACTGGCGGCACCTTTACCTTCAATAGTTCGATCGCGGGCAATTACGAAATTGTCATCAGTCGGGATGGTGTCAACTTTGACCCGACCCATCCGCAAAACCGGGTATTACGCGGAGTCATGTTGTCCGCAGGGGTGCAAACTGTCCCTTGGAACGGTAAAGATAACAATGGCACCCCGTTCCCGATCGGTGCGAACTATCCCGTCCGAGCGAAGGTGCACTCTGGGGAATATCACTTTCCGTTATTGGATGCGGAAAATAACTTCTATGGGGGGCCGACGTTTGAATTACTGAATGGGGTACATCCTTTAGGATCAAATACGATCGCCTACTTCGACGATCGGGGCTATGTGACTGCCAATGGGACGACCGTGGGTACCGTTGGATCGGTTCTCTGTGGTGGCGGAGCACCCAACCCCGCTTTTAGCGATCCTATTTTAGGCACCGATAGTAGTGCTGCATTATTCCGGAAATTTGGGGCAGCGAACGGAGGGAACGCCAACGTCAAGTGCAATGGCTCTTTTGGAGATACAAAAGGGGTAGATACTTGGACGTTTTTCCCAAGCTCAGCGGAATTAGCAACGCTGAATATTACGGCTAAAATTACAGGAACGTTATATCGAGATAGTGATGGGAATGATCAACTCGGTGGATCGGAAGCGAAATTACCTGCCAACATTACAGTTAAGTTACTGGATACGAATAACAACGTTCTGCAAACTACGACAACAGATGCTAATGGGGATTATACCTTTGCAGGAGTTGTGAATGGAAATTACAAAATTCAAGTTGATACTAGTGATCCTGATATTCCAGCGGGATTCGTATTGGGAACGCCAAATAATTTAGCAGTCACACTGTCTACGAGCGATATTACTGGACAGAATTTTGGCTTTGATCTCAACCCCTTAGGAAGTCAATCGAAGCTGCTGTTGGTGAAACGGATTACCGCTATCAACAATAGCACCACCAGTCGGCGAGCCAATGGCACGATCGTTGATCTGACGGCTTTTGATGATGATTCCAATACCCTCGATGATAACCATCCCAGTTGGCCCAGTAACTCTCTCAAGGGCGCGATCGATGCGGGGGTGATGAAAAACGGTTCCACGATCGAATACACCATTTACTTCCTCTCAACTGGAGGATTGCCCGCGACGAATGTGAATCTCTGCGATTGGATTCCGAATAATACAACCTATGTGCCGAATTCCATGAGCCTAACGATCGGCAATACGACAACTGCATTAACGGATATTCCCGATTACTCGATCGATCCCGCCCGCCCAGACCTGAAGGATCGGGGGGAATTTTTTCCGGCGGGGGCTATGCTGCCCAGCCAGTTTCCGGTAGGGACAGGCAAGCGCTTGATCTGTCCGACGGTGGATGACCAGGGCCAACCCATTACCGGCGTGGATGGAGCCGTGGTCACAAACGTGGTGAACGATAGCTTGGCGGCCCCCAACAACCAACTTCCCGCAGGCAGCTTTGGCTTCTTCCGATTTTCTACCAAATTGCGGTAA
- the grxC gene encoding glutaredoxin 3, translating to MAANVEIYTWSTCPFCIRAKRLLDSKGVQYTEYCLDGDEPGRAKMAERANGRRSVPQVFINDQHVGGCDDIHALDRKGQLDPLLA from the coding sequence ATGGCTGCCAATGTTGAAATTTATACCTGGAGTACCTGTCCGTTTTGCATTCGGGCGAAGCGGTTGTTGGATAGTAAAGGGGTGCAGTATACGGAGTACTGCCTGGATGGGGATGAGCCGGGACGGGCAAAAATGGCTGAGCGGGCCAATGGTCGTCGATCGGTGCCTCAGGTGTTTATTAATGACCAACATGTGGGTGGCTGTGATGATATTCATGCCCTCGATCGTAAAGGTCAACTCGATCCCCTGTTAGCGTAA